A stretch of DNA from Flavobacteriaceae bacterium MAR_2009_75:
ATCGAATTGGCATGTGTTATCGAAAGACCAAGTGATCGAAATTCTTCAAAAGAACAAGAAAAAAGAAAAAGTTGCCAGCTTAGAGGAATATACGGTCGATAACTTCGTTAAAGAAGAAAAGGTATTCGAGAATGTGGTGGGTCAAGATAGCTTGACACGTTTTGATAGGCCCAAAAAGTCAAGAAATAGAAAGCGTAACCGCAATAAACAAAAAACCAATGACAGTGGTGGTAACGGTAATGCCGATTCCAAAACTCAGAACAACCAAAAAAATCAAAGCGGTCAACGAAACAAGAAGAGGAGAAACAACAATAAAAGGCGACAAAATAATGGGTAAATATTGGGGCGCTATTTGTGCGACAGTCTTACTTTTTTCCTGCAACGATAATTTAATCAAATCAGAATTTCGAGCTACCGATAACGGTGCTTGGAACAAAGATAGCATCTACCAATTTACTTTTGAAAAACTTGATACCGTTCAAAAGCACAACATGTTCATTACGGTTCGTAATGATGCTTCATTTCCATATAACAACTTATTTTTAATTGCCGAACTTGAATTCCCGAACGGCGAAACCGTGAAAGATACCTTAGAGTATGAAATGGCATTGCCTGACGGCACTTGGCTGGGCAAGGGGTATGGTAGCATTAAAGAAAATAAATTATGGTATAGGGAAAACATCGTTTTCCCCGGCTCTGGCGTATATAATTTAAGTTTATCGCATGCCATGCGTAAGAATGGTAGCGTAAACGGTGTTGAAAACCTTAAGGGTATTACAGATGTAGGTTTCCAAATAGAAAAAAGTAATTAATAGAATATGGCAAAGGCTGCTAAAAAGAAAAAGCCGACTACAGGGTTTTTCAAATACATCAAATGGTTCTGGATCCTATTTGTGGGAGGGGTGCTTACCGTGGCACTCATTTTTCTACTGGCCTCTTGGGGGCTTTTGGGCATTGATATGCCAGAGTACGAATACCTCGAAAACCCACAGACCAATTTAGCTACTGAAATTATTTCTTCTGACGGAAAGACTCTTGGTAAATTTTATTTGGATGATAACCGCACCCCAGTGCCCTACGATAGTCTTCCGAACAATTTGGTAAACGCTTTGATTGCCACTGAAGATGCACGCTTTTATAGCCATTCAGGTATCGATGCTTACGGTTTTATGCGAGCCCTTGCTTATTTAGGCAGTAAAGGTGGGGCAAGTACCATTACCCAACAGTTGGCAAGACAGTTGTTCGTTGGTGTACGTTCGAAAAATAAAGTTGAGGCCATTCGTCAGAAAATCATGGAATGGGTTCTGGCAACTCGCCTAGAACGGCAGTATACCAAAGAGGAAATTATTGCCATGTACCTTAATCAGTACGATTTTTTGAACAATGCGGATGGTATCAGATCAGCGGCAAAAATCTATTTCGGTAAAGAACCTCAAGAGCTCAAGGTCGAAGAATCGGCAGTGCTGGTGGGCATGCTTAAAAACTCCTCTTATTTCAATCCGATTCGAAGAGAAGAATTGGTGACCAATCGTAGAAATACAGTGTTGGGCCAGATGGCGAAATATGATTATATCACCGAAAAGGAGAAAGATTCATTGCAGGCATTGAAAATGGATATTAATTACAATCCGGAATCGCATAGAGAGGGTCTAGCGACTTATTTTAGAATGTATCTGCAGGGTTTTATGAACGATTGGATTTCCAAAAACCCAAAACCGGCACTTGAAGGTGGTCGTGACAAGTGGAGTCTTTGGTTAGACGGACTCAAAATTTACACTACAATCGATTCTCGCATGCAGGCCAATGCCGAAGATGCCGTGCGTAAGCATATGACAAAGCTTCAGGCTGAATTCTTTCATCAAAATACACCTGATAGAAACCCTACTGCACCCTTTCTCGATTTGGATAAATCGGAGATTAATTCCATTATGGAAAGGGCAATGAAGAGCTCCCCCCGATGGCGTAAAATGAAAGATGAGGGTAAATCGGAAAAAGATATACGGGCCTCGTTTACCAAAAAAACGGAGATGACCGTTTTTGATTGGAACAGTGATGGCCGTGAGCGCGATACGATTATGACACCTATGGATTCAATCCGTTATTATAAGACTTTTCTAAGGGCGGCCATGATGTCTATGGAGCCTCAAACAGGCCATGTTAAGGCATGGGTTGGCGGTATAGATTATCGACACTTTCAATATGATAATGTTATTCAAGGGTCACGACAAGCTGGTTCCACTTTTAAACCTTTTGTTTATGCCGCGGCAATTGACCAGTTGCGGTTATCGCCCTGTGACGAATTGCCCGATACCCAGTACTGTATAGAGGCCCATAAACATGGTAACCCAGAGTCCTGGTGCCCAAAAAATGCTGTGGGGCAGTATTCTGGTAAAATGTACACGCTAAAAGATGCCTTGGCGAATTCGGTCAATACGGTCACGGCACAGCTAATAGACAGAGTAGGCCCCCGATCCGTGGTGTCGATTGTGAAGAATTTAGGACTTACGAGAGAAATTCCTGAAGTACCATCCATTGCTCTAGGTACGCCAGATTTTAATGTATATGAAATGGTGGGGGCCTATGGTGCTTTTGCCAATCAAGGTGTATACGTTAAACCGGTAATGGTTACCCGTATAGAAGATAAAAACGGAACGGTGCTCTATGAGTACGTTCCTGAGACAAAAGATGTGCTTAGTAAAGATGTAGCTTACGCCATGGTTAATCTTATGGAGGGTGTTACTCATGGGGGCTCAGGCACGAGATTACGACATAGTTATCAAAAGAACGCAACGGAGTATAAAGAAATAATTACTGGTTACCCTTACGGTTTTACGAACCCTATTGCGGGTAAAACGGGTACCACTCAAAACCAAAGTGATGGTTGGTTCATGGGTATGGTGCCTAACCTTGTCACAGGTGTTTGGGTAGGCGGCGAAAATAGGTCTGTACATTTTAAATCGATTACCTATGGTCAGGGTGCTTCTATGGCCTTGCCTATTTGGGGTATGTATATGAAAAAGAACTACGAGAATGAAGATTTGGGTATTTCAGACGGTGCTTTCGAGAAACCTGAAAATCTTTCTATTAGGGTCGATTGTAGTATTGTTGAAGAAGATAAAGAGGAAAATGATATAGAACCTGAAGATGATTTAGAAGACATCAACTTCTAAACGACCTTTTAAAAAATAATAATAACGCCCCTTGGCTTTTTAAAAAGTCAGGGGCTTTTTTGTTTATAAAATTGTAAATTGAACACAACGTAAATCTTTCAAGGCAAACAGTATGATTTCAAAAAAGGTAGATGGTGTTCAAGTGGCCCTACAGGGCGTAAAAGATGATATGACCTTTATGTTAGGTGGTTTTGGTCTCTGCGGAATTCCTGAAAATGCCATCGCTGAATTGGTAAGAATCGGTGTAAAAGAAATAACATGCATTTCTAATAATGCGGGAGTTGATGATTTTGGTTTAGGACTTCTGTTACAAAAACATCAAATAAAGAAAATGATATCTTCTTATGTGGGTGAAAATGAAGAATTTGAACGTCAGATGCTTAGTGGCGAATTGGAGGTCGAGTTGACTCCGCAAGGTACTTTGGCCGAAAAATGTCGAGCGGCACAGGCAGGTTTCCCCGCATTTTATACACCGGCGGGCTACGGTACCGAAGTTGCGATGGGTAAAGAAACCAGAGAATTTAACGGTAAAATGTACGTTTTAGAAGAAGCCTTTAAAGCCGATTTCTCTTTTGTTAAAGCTTGGAAAGGTGACGAAGCCGGTAATCTTATTTTTAAAGGAACGGCGAGAAACTTTAATCCGTGTATGTGTGGGGCGGCCAATATTACCGTTGCCGAAGTAGAGGAGCTAGTACCTGCCGGAGAATTAGACCCCAATCAGATTCATGTACCGGGTATTTTCGTACAACGAATATTTCAGGGTAAAAATTACGAGAAAAGAATTGAACAGCGTACCGTTAGAGAAAGGTCATAATACAATTTGGAAATTACTCAATTTGAAGATGAGAAACGACAAGAGAATTTAATTGTAAAATTGACTTTTGACTTAGCTCTTGAAGTCGTGACATTTTCAGAAAAAATTAGGGCTGATAATCGCTTTGAAATGGCCTCGCAAATTTTCAGAAGTGGAACTTCGATAGGTGCAAATATCAGAGAGGCTCAAAACGCAGAAAGTAAATTAGACTTTATTCATAAATTTAAAATTTCAGCTAAAGAAGCAGATGAACTTAAGTATTGGCTTGAGATATGTAATTCTTCGGAGTTTTATCCAAATCCGAAAGAAAGCTTGATGAAGAATTTAAATTCTACGATTTTAATTATTTCAAAAATTATATCAACAAGTAAAAAATCGTAATTGTCATATTTTCAAATCAATCCATTTTCAAATAAACCATTATGTTAGATAAAAACGGAATTGCAAAACGAATTGCCAAAGAGGTAAAAGATGGCTATTACGTTAACTTAGGTATAGGCATACCCACATTGGTGGCTAATTTTGTCAGAGACGATATCGATGTTGAAT
This window harbors:
- a CDS encoding protein involved in gliding motility GldH, which produces MGKYWGAICATVLLFSCNDNLIKSEFRATDNGAWNKDSIYQFTFEKLDTVQKHNMFITVRNDASFPYNNLFLIAELEFPNGETVKDTLEYEMALPDGTWLGKGYGSIKENKLWYRENIVFPGSGVYNLSLSHAMRKNGSVNGVENLKGITDVGFQIEKSN
- a CDS encoding penicillin-binding protein 1A, whose product is MAKAAKKKKPTTGFFKYIKWFWILFVGGVLTVALIFLLASWGLLGIDMPEYEYLENPQTNLATEIISSDGKTLGKFYLDDNRTPVPYDSLPNNLVNALIATEDARFYSHSGIDAYGFMRALAYLGSKGGASTITQQLARQLFVGVRSKNKVEAIRQKIMEWVLATRLERQYTKEEIIAMYLNQYDFLNNADGIRSAAKIYFGKEPQELKVEESAVLVGMLKNSSYFNPIRREELVTNRRNTVLGQMAKYDYITEKEKDSLQALKMDINYNPESHREGLATYFRMYLQGFMNDWISKNPKPALEGGRDKWSLWLDGLKIYTTIDSRMQANAEDAVRKHMTKLQAEFFHQNTPDRNPTAPFLDLDKSEINSIMERAMKSSPRWRKMKDEGKSEKDIRASFTKKTEMTVFDWNSDGRERDTIMTPMDSIRYYKTFLRAAMMSMEPQTGHVKAWVGGIDYRHFQYDNVIQGSRQAGSTFKPFVYAAAIDQLRLSPCDELPDTQYCIEAHKHGNPESWCPKNAVGQYSGKMYTLKDALANSVNTVTAQLIDRVGPRSVVSIVKNLGLTREIPEVPSIALGTPDFNVYEMVGAYGAFANQGVYVKPVMVTRIEDKNGTVLYEYVPETKDVLSKDVAYAMVNLMEGVTHGGSGTRLRHSYQKNATEYKEIITGYPYGFTNPIAGKTGTTQNQSDGWFMGMVPNLVTGVWVGGENRSVHFKSITYGQGASMALPIWGMYMKKNYENEDLGISDGAFEKPENLSIRVDCSIVEEDKEENDIEPEDDLEDINF
- a CDS encoding 3-oxoacid CoA-transferase subunit A, which encodes MISKKVDGVQVALQGVKDDMTFMLGGFGLCGIPENAIAELVRIGVKEITCISNNAGVDDFGLGLLLQKHQIKKMISSYVGENEEFERQMLSGELEVELTPQGTLAEKCRAAQAGFPAFYTPAGYGTEVAMGKETREFNGKMYVLEEAFKADFSFVKAWKGDEAGNLIFKGTARNFNPCMCGAANITVAEVEELVPAGELDPNQIHVPGIFVQRIFQGKNYEKRIEQRTVRERS
- a CDS encoding four helix bundle protein, whose translation is MEITQFEDEKRQENLIVKLTFDLALEVVTFSEKIRADNRFEMASQIFRSGTSIGANIREAQNAESKLDFIHKFKISAKEADELKYWLEICNSSEFYPNPKESLMKNLNSTILIISKIISTSKKS